The Ralstonia pseudosolanacearum genome includes the window TGCTCGTGCTGGGCGGCACCGGATTCATCGGCACCCAGCTGTTGTCGCACCTCGTCACCGAAACCTTTGCCGCGCCCGGACTGCCCGACGGCCGCGTCATCGTGCCGACCCGCGACGCGGAATCTGCCCGGGCACACAACCTGACGCTGCTGCCGCGCGTGGACGTAATGGAAGCCGACGTGCACGCCGACGACGCGCTCGATGCGCTGTTCCTCGCGCTCACCGAGGGCGGCGGCGAGCACTGCGCCGTGATCAACCTGGTGGGCGTCCTGCAGGACGTGCGTGCCACGCCCTACGGCCCGGCCTTCCGCCGCGCCCATGTCGACCTGCCGCGCCGCGTGGTGGACGCCTGCCGGCGCCATGGGGTGAAGCGCCTGCTGCACATGAGCGCGCTGGGCGCCGATCCGGCCGGCCCGTCGATGTACCAGCGCAGCAAGGGCGACGGCGAGCGCATCGTCACCGACAGCGGCCTGGACTGGACGGTGTTCCGCCCATCCGTCGTGTTCGGCCCCGGCGATCACTTCCTCAACCTGTTCGCGCGCCTGCAGCGCCTCGCGCCGTTCGTACCGCTGGCCCGCGCCGAGGCGCGCTTCCAGCCCGTGTACGTGGACGACGTGGCCGTGGCGTTCGCCCACGCGCTGGACAACCCGGCCACCTTCGGCCACGTGTATCCGCTGGTCGGCCCGCGCGTCTACACGCTGGCCGAGCTGGTGCGCTTCGCCGGCACGGCCAGCGGCCACCCGCGCTGGATCGTGCCGCTGTCGGACACCATGGGCCGCCTGCAGGCCACGCTGTTCGAACAGTTGCCCGGCTCGCCGCTGTCGCGCGACAACCTCGACTCCATGCGCATCGACAACATCAGCGCCGAGCCGATCGCCCCTGAGCTCGACATCCACCCGCTGGGCATGGAAGCCGTGATGACCGCGACCCTGGCCGGGCGCGGCCCCAACGGCAGGCTCTGCGATGCGCGGGCGCGTGCCCATCGCTAGGGCCATGCCGCTCCTGCCGGTGGCGTGGCGTAGTGAGCCCATTTCACAACCGTGGACAAACGGATTCGTTTGGCCGCGTAGCATCGCAGGGCTAGAATGATCCGTTCCCCCGGGGCCGCCCGCCGCCATGCCCGATCGGCGGCGATCCCCGGTCGCTCGGCCCCCAACAACAACACGCTCCAAGGACGGGACACATGAAACTGGTGATCGGCAACAAGAACTACTCGTCGTGGTCGCTGCGCCCGTGGCTGCTGGCCCGGCAGGCGGGCATTCCGTTCGAGGAGATCCGCCTGCGCCTGGGCTCGGAGAGCTTTGCCGCGGAGGCCCGCCGCTATTCGCCGGCCGGCCGCGTGCCGGTGCTGGTCGACGGCGACCTCACCGTGTGGGATTCGCTGGCGATCTGCGAGACGCTGGCCGAGCGCTTTCCGCGCGCGCGCCTGTGGCCGGAAGATCCGAAGGCGCGTGCGCATGCCCGTTCGATCTGTGCCGAGATGCACACCGGCTTCACCGCCCTGCGCGGCCAGATGCCGATGAACGTGACCGCCGTGCTGCCGGGCATGGGCTGGAACGTCGCCGTGCAGCGCGACGTCGACCGCATCGCCCAGATCTGGACCGAGCTGCGCCAGAAATACGCCGCCGAGGGCCCGTTCCTGTTCGGCCACTTCACGGTGGCGGACGCCTTCTATGCGCCGGTCGTCAGCCGCTTCGCCACGTACGGCGTGCGCCTGCCCGAGCTGGCCAAGACCTACGCCGATCACATCCTCAACCTGAGCGCGATGCAGGAATGGATCGAGAGCGCGCGCGGCGAGCACGACTTCCTGGCCGACGATGAACCCTACCGGACCGCGCTGGACAAAGACACGCTGGTCGCCGCCAATCAATGACGCAACACGCAGCATCGGCCGGTGACGCCATCGTCGA containing:
- a CDS encoding complex I NDUFA9 subunit family protein, which encodes MQTSNLLVLGGTGFIGTQLLSHLVTETFAAPGLPDGRVIVPTRDAESARAHNLTLLPRVDVMEADVHADDALDALFLALTEGGGEHCAVINLVGVLQDVRATPYGPAFRRAHVDLPRRVVDACRRHGVKRLLHMSALGADPAGPSMYQRSKGDGERIVTDSGLDWTVFRPSVVFGPGDHFLNLFARLQRLAPFVPLARAEARFQPVYVDDVAVAFAHALDNPATFGHVYPLVGPRVYTLAELVRFAGTASGHPRWIVPLSDTMGRLQATLFEQLPGSPLSRDNLDSMRIDNISAEPIAPELDIHPLGMEAVMTATLAGRGPNGRLCDARARAHR
- a CDS encoding glutathione S-transferase family protein: MKLVIGNKNYSSWSLRPWLLARQAGIPFEEIRLRLGSESFAAEARRYSPAGRVPVLVDGDLTVWDSLAICETLAERFPRARLWPEDPKARAHARSICAEMHTGFTALRGQMPMNVTAVLPGMGWNVAVQRDVDRIAQIWTELRQKYAAEGPFLFGHFTVADAFYAPVVSRFATYGVRLPELAKTYADHILNLSAMQEWIESARGEHDFLADDEPYRTALDKDTLVAANQ